Proteins from a single region of Halichoerus grypus chromosome 13, mHalGry1.hap1.1, whole genome shotgun sequence:
- the LOC144379794 gene encoding lysozyme-like protein 6, whose translation MMGTLLMSLVSCLIAISQASLIDRCDLARVLYKEDLDGFEGYSLADWLCLAFVESKFNISKVNENADGSFDYGIFQINSHYWCNDYRSHSEDICHEDCQDLLSPNLLSIISCAKKIVSGAGGMKNWVAWR comes from the exons ATGATGGGGACACTCCTCATGTCCTTGGTCAGCTGCCTCATTGCCATAAGTCAGGCCAGCCTCATCGATCGCTGTGACTTGGCCAGGGTGCTGTACAAGGAGGACTTGGATGGGTTTGAGGGCTACTCCCTCGCTGACT GGCTGTGTCTGGCTTTTGTGGAAAGCAAATTCAACATATCAAAGGTCAATGAAAATGCAGACGGCAGCTTTGACTATGGAATCTTCCAGATCAACAGCCACTACTGGTGCAATGATTACCGAAGTCACTCAGAGGACATCTGCCACGAGGACTGTCAAG acCTACTGAGCCCCAATCTCCTCTCAATCATCAGCTGTGCAAAAAAGATTGTGTCCGGAGCGGGGGGGATGAAGAACTG GGTAGCGTGGAGGTAG
- the LOC118554275 gene encoding RAD52 motif-containing protein 1-like isoform X1, with protein MAEVVSFAVPTESDKTLLVWELSSGPTAEALHHSLSTVFSQFGLVYSIRVFPNAAVARPGFYAIIKFYSARDAHRAQMACHEKHLFQNSPVKVRLGTKHKAVQHQALALNSSQCQELANYYFGFNGWSKRIIKLQDLSDLEERENEDAPVPLQKQSLKFFCALEVVLPSYECRSPGVGMAEEPLEKLEEGPLSVLMKRKTTQKLAIQKAVSDAFQKLLIVVLESGKIAVEYRPCEEITDARTEEELQDLIQVSYFSWKQDGRGEEECLSDLSFEEAEFKPPESD; from the exons ATGGCGGAGGTGGTCTCCTTTGCAGTGCCCACCGAAAGCGACAAAACCTTGCTGGTGTGGGAGCTGAGTTCTGGGCCCACGGCCGAGGCTTTGCAT CATTCTCTGTCCACAGTATTCTCCCAGTTTGGCCTTGTGTATTCCATCCGAGTCTTCCCAAACGCTGCAGTGGCCCGTCCTGGTTTCTATGCCATCATCAAGTTTTATTCAGCAAGGGATGCTCACAGAGCTCAAATGGCATGCCACGAGAAGCATCTTTttcagaattctccagtgaag GTTCGTCTTGGCACCAAACATAAAGCAGTTCAACATCAGGCCCTTGCCCTAAATAGCTCCCAGTGCCAAGAATTGGCAAATTATTACTTTGGTTTCAATGGATGGTCAAAAAGGATCATCAAG CTTCAGGATCTTTCTGACCtcgaagaaagagaaaatgaagatgctCCGGTACCACTTcagaagcagagcctgaaatTCTTCTGTGCTTTAGAGGTGGTGTTGCCATCCTATGAGTGCAGGAGTCCTGGAGTTGGCATGGCCGAGGAGCCTTTGGAGAAGCTGGAAGAAG GGCCATTATCAGTTctgatgaaaaggaaaacaacccaGAAGCTTGCTATTCAGAAGGCTGTGTCAGATGCATTCCAGAAACTGTTGATTGTGGTTTTAG AAAGTGGTAAAATAGCTGTGGAATATAGACCCTGTGAAGAGATTACAGATGCCAGAACCGAAGAGGAGCTACAGGATCTAATTCAA GTCAGCTACTTTTCTTGGAAGCAGGATGGCCGAGGGGAGGAAGAATGTCTCTCGGATTTAAGCTTTGAAGAGGCCGAGTTCAAACCGCCAGAATCGGactag
- the LOC118554275 gene encoding RAD52 motif-containing protein 1-like isoform X2: MAEVVSFAVPTESDKTLLVWELSSGPTAEALHHSLSTVFSQFGLVYSIRVFPNAAVARPGFYAIIKFYSARDAHRAQMACHEKHLFQNSPVKVRLGTKHKAVQHQALALNSSQCQELANYYFGFNGWSKRIIKLQDLSDLEERENEDAPVPLQKQSLKFFCALEVVLPSYECRSPGVGMAEEPLEKLEEGPLSVLMKRKTTQKLAIQKAVSDAFQKLLIVVLGQLLFLEAGWPRGGRMSLGFKL, encoded by the exons ATGGCGGAGGTGGTCTCCTTTGCAGTGCCCACCGAAAGCGACAAAACCTTGCTGGTGTGGGAGCTGAGTTCTGGGCCCACGGCCGAGGCTTTGCAT CATTCTCTGTCCACAGTATTCTCCCAGTTTGGCCTTGTGTATTCCATCCGAGTCTTCCCAAACGCTGCAGTGGCCCGTCCTGGTTTCTATGCCATCATCAAGTTTTATTCAGCAAGGGATGCTCACAGAGCTCAAATGGCATGCCACGAGAAGCATCTTTttcagaattctccagtgaag GTTCGTCTTGGCACCAAACATAAAGCAGTTCAACATCAGGCCCTTGCCCTAAATAGCTCCCAGTGCCAAGAATTGGCAAATTATTACTTTGGTTTCAATGGATGGTCAAAAAGGATCATCAAG CTTCAGGATCTTTCTGACCtcgaagaaagagaaaatgaagatgctCCGGTACCACTTcagaagcagagcctgaaatTCTTCTGTGCTTTAGAGGTGGTGTTGCCATCCTATGAGTGCAGGAGTCCTGGAGTTGGCATGGCCGAGGAGCCTTTGGAGAAGCTGGAAGAAG GGCCATTATCAGTTctgatgaaaaggaaaacaacccaGAAGCTTGCTATTCAGAAGGCTGTGTCAGATGCATTCCAGAAACTGTTGATTGTGGTTTTAG GTCAGCTACTTTTCTTGGAAGCAGGATGGCCGAGGGGAGGAAGAATGTCTCTCGGATTTAAGCTTTGA
- the LOC118554275 gene encoding RAD52 motif-containing protein 1-like isoform X3: MAEVVSFAVPTESDKTLLVWELSSGPTAEALHHSLSTVFSQFGLVYSIRVFPNAAVARPGFYAIIKFYSARDAHRAQMACHEKHLFQNSPVKVRLGTKHKAVQHQALALNSSQCQELANYYFGFNGWSKRIIKLQDLSDLEERENEDAPVPLQKQSLKFFCALEVVLPSYECRSPGVGMAEEPLEKLEEGPLSVLMKRKTTQKLAIQKAVSDAFQKLLIVVLEIKRMSMGHLSGSVG, from the exons ATGGCGGAGGTGGTCTCCTTTGCAGTGCCCACCGAAAGCGACAAAACCTTGCTGGTGTGGGAGCTGAGTTCTGGGCCCACGGCCGAGGCTTTGCAT CATTCTCTGTCCACAGTATTCTCCCAGTTTGGCCTTGTGTATTCCATCCGAGTCTTCCCAAACGCTGCAGTGGCCCGTCCTGGTTTCTATGCCATCATCAAGTTTTATTCAGCAAGGGATGCTCACAGAGCTCAAATGGCATGCCACGAGAAGCATCTTTttcagaattctccagtgaag GTTCGTCTTGGCACCAAACATAAAGCAGTTCAACATCAGGCCCTTGCCCTAAATAGCTCCCAGTGCCAAGAATTGGCAAATTATTACTTTGGTTTCAATGGATGGTCAAAAAGGATCATCAAG CTTCAGGATCTTTCTGACCtcgaagaaagagaaaatgaagatgctCCGGTACCACTTcagaagcagagcctgaaatTCTTCTGTGCTTTAGAGGTGGTGTTGCCATCCTATGAGTGCAGGAGTCCTGGAGTTGGCATGGCCGAGGAGCCTTTGGAGAAGCTGGAAGAAG GGCCATTATCAGTTctgatgaaaaggaaaacaacccaGAAGCTTGCTATTCAGAAGGCTGTGTCAGATGCATTCCAGAAACTGTTGATTGTGGTTTTAG aaatcaaaagaatgtctatggggcacctgagtggctcagttggttaa